ACGTCGCGCGTCTGATAGGCCAGCGACTCGAGCGTCGCACGGGTTATGTGGGCGGCCGATACTCCCTGCGTCAGGCCGACAATCGCGCCACGCGCCGCGGCGTCCCAATAAGGTGCGCCCAGACCGACGAAGGCAGGGACCAGATAGACACCGAGCGTCGAATCCACGCTGCGGGCCAGCCGTTCCGATTCGGCGGCACGGCGGATCACCCCGAGCCCGTCGCGCAGCCACTTCACGGCGGCCCCGGCAACGAAGACCGCGCCTTCAACCGCGTAGGCCGGACGTCCGTCGGCGCCACAGGCCAGCGTCGTGAGCAGGCCACGTTCGGAGGTTACCGCGCGGTCGCCGGTGAACATGAGCAGGAAGCAACCGGTTCCGTAGGTGTTCTTCACGGCTCCGGGGTGGAAGCACGCCTGACCGAAGAGTGCGGCCTGCTGATCGCCGGCGATGCCGGCGATCGGCACCTCGGCACCGAAGGCCGTGCGCGTCGTGGTACCGACCACTCCGGCCGACGGCACCACCATGGGCAGCATCTCGGCGGGCACCTGAAACAGCCGCAGCAACTCCTCGTCCCAGCGCCGCGCATGAATGTCGAACAACAGCGTGCGCGAAGCGTTGGTGAAGTCGGTGGCGTGGACGGCGCCGCCGGTGAGCTTCCAGACCAACCAGCTATCGACCGTGCCGAAGGCGAGGCGACCGGCTCTGGCGCGCAGACCGCGGACATGATCGAGCAGCCATTGCACCTTGGTGCCCGAGAAGTACGGATCGAGGACGAGCCCGGTCCTGGCGCGCACCAGCGGCTCGACGCCGTCGGCCTTGAGGCGTGCGCACGTGTCGGCCGTGCGCCGGTCCTGCCAGACCACGGCATGACAGGCGGGCTTCCCGGTGATGCGGTCCCACAGCACGGTCGTTTCGCGCTGGTTGGTTATGCCGATAGCCGCGATGTCGCGGGGACTGAGGCGGGCGTTGCGCAGCGCCGCGCGGGCGACACGCTGGGTTACGGTCCAGATCTCTTCGGGATCGTGCTCGACCCAGCCGGGGCGCGGGTAGTACTGCTTGAACTCGGAATAGCCGCGGCCGCGCAATTTGCCCGCGGCGTCGTAGATCAGAACCGTCGAGCCGGTGGTCCCCTGGTCGATAGCCAGCACGTGTTTCGCCATGCGCAGCACCCTCCTTGCGTGCGCACGCTTGCCGCGCCGGGCCGAGAAATGCAACGGCCGAGGTGCGCATCCCCGGGGCCAACGGCATCAGGCGCGGCACCCTGACAACCTGCGCCGCCGGGCCTGTGTTCCACGCCGATCCGCGCTAACATCCGCGGCCATGCGCGGTGCGCGTCTCATCGTCGTCACCGGCAAGGGAGGCGTGGGCAAGACCACGATCGCCGCCGCCCTCGCCACACACGCCGCCGCGAAGGGGGCTCGCACGCTGGTGGTGGAAACCGCCCACGACGGCAGTCTCGCTCACCTCTTCGGACACCGGCGTCTCGAGACCGTCCCCTTCGCCGTTGCCGGCGGCATCGATGCGGTCGAGGTCAACCAGCGCCGTCTGGTAGAAGATTACTTCACCGGTCTGCTGCGCTTCGGGTTCCTGTCGAAACGGCTGTTTGCCAGTCACACCTTCAACGCCCTGACCACGGCGGCTCCGGCGCTCACGGAGTATCTGTTGCTCGAACAGGTGCTGTCGTGGCTGGAACCGGAGGGACGCCGCGCCCCCCGCTATGACCTCGTCCTGCTCGACGGGCCGGCGACCGGGCACGCGCTGACCTTGCTGCGCGCGCCGGACAGCCTCGCCGCCATGGTCGGGGGCGGACCCATTGGACACACCGCGCGGCGGCTTCGCAATCTTCTCGCTGACCGCATGCGCACGCAGGTGGTGTTGGTGAGCATTCCCGAGGAAATGTCGGTGCGGGAAACCATCGAGACCCACGCCGCCCTGACGACCGACCTCGGGTTGCGAGTCGCTCGTCCGGTGGTAAACCGCGTCTTCCCGCGCCGCTTCTCGGCGGCGGAGGCAACGCGGATCGCACGGGCCGGGATTGCGCGACCGGTCACCGAGGCGGCGCAGTTTGCCATCGAGCGCCGCCGCGAGGCCGACCGACACATCGGCGTGCTGCGACGCGCGCTGGGGGCGATGCCGATCGTCGTCCGCGAGCTCTTCAGCCTCAACGTTATTACCGACGACCTGACCCCGATCGGCCGCACGCTCGGTCGCGTGGTGTTGGTATGACGACGGGGGCACCGAGGTCCGGCGTCGCTCGGCGCCAGGCCACGGGAAGGGCGCCGACGATTCGCGAATTGCTGCGACGTCATCTGGTCGTCTGCCTCGGGCCGGGAGGCGTCGGCAAGACGACCACGGCCGCCGCACTGGCCCTGTCCGGGGCGCTCGATGGAAGACGCACGGCCGTGATCACCTTCGATCCGTCGCGCCGCCTGAAGGACGCCCTCGGCCTCGATGCGCTCTCGGTGGACCCGCACCGGGTCGACGCCGGCGACGCCCACTTCGACGCCCTGGCCCTCGACACGAAGCGCACCTTCGACGCGCTCATAGAGCGGTTCGCCCCCGACCAGGCAACCGCTGCACGCATCCTCGGCAACCGCCTTTACCAGGAACTCTCCAACGGCCTCGCCGGCTCGGCGGAGTACATGGCCATGGAGAAGCTGCACGAGCTGGCGCACGGCCGGCGGTATCGGACCATTGTCGTCGACACACCTCCAAGTGCGCACGCCCGCGACCTGCTTGCGGCGCCCGATCGACTGGTTAACCTGCTCGCCTCGCGCGCGGTCAGCTTCCTGAAATCGCCGGCGAGCGTGCTGGCCATCACCGACTCCGCGGCGGGTCGACTGACTCTGTCGGCCCTGCTGAAGGCACTGCAGCGCTGGACCGGTCTCGACCTGCTGCGGGATCTGGCGGACTTCGTCGGTGGTTTCGAGACGATGGTCGAGGGTTTCAGTCGCCGCGCGCGCGAGGTCGATGCGCTGTTGCGCGCGCCGGCGACGGCGTTCGTACTGGTGACAACCCCCGATCCGCACACGATCCGAACCACGACCGCATTCCACCGCGAGCTGGTCGACGCCGGTTTCCCGGTCGCGGGGGTGATCGCTAACCGCGTGCTGGGGTTTCCGGCCCTGAGCGCGGCGGACGCGCGTCTCGCGTCATGCACGGAAGCGCTCCGCTGCAAGCTTCTGCGCACGTACGCCGATCTGCGCAAATTGTCCGAGGCGCACGCGGCCGCGCTCGATCGGCTGCAGACAGAAACCGGCGCGCCCTTGCTTGCCGCGATACCCGCGCTAACGGACGCCCCGGCGACGTTGGAGGGTTTGCGTCGCTTTGCGGAGCGGTTGCGAGGTTGCGGCAAGAACGAATTCGGACCTCCGACTTGAGACCCGGGGCTCTCCTAACTTCGCGATTAGGATTCGCCCTCGATCCTGTTACGCTCGGCGTCTCGGTCGCGATCGTCCGCAAGGACGATCTGATAGCGATGAAGGAACGTGCCGCCGCGGATCCGGGCCTCCGGCGGAGCAAGCGGTTGCGAGACGAGGCCGACGTCGCACTCCTGCGCGGCGACGTTCCCAACCCGGACGAAGGCTGGTGAGCGAGTGCCCGGGGAGCGCGGTCAGCGGCGCGGTCTGGCCGGCGCGGATTTCTTCGCCGCATCGAGTGCCGCAAGCAGGCGATCGAGCTTGAGGCTCAGGTTGACCACGCTGCCCTGCAGGTGCTCCACCTTCACGAGCAACTTGTCGTAATCGGTGCGCGACGGCACGTTCAGCAGGTGCAGGAGGGTCTCGATGTTCTTGTCGAGGCGGCCTTTGGCCTTCGCCGCGCCGGCGGCGGCATGCGACGCTCCGCGCGCCACATCCTTACGTCCGAGCAGCTCTTCGGCGACTTGCGCAACCGCTTCCTCGCCGCGTTCGAACAGCCATTGCAGCATATTATCCTTCTGGGGGTGTGAGGCTTTGCCCGGCATGCGTCCGGAGTATAGAAAGGCACCGGCAACGTCAACCGCGTGCCCGGCACGGCACGCCCGAACCTGCAAGAGGGTCCGACCCTGGCCTGGCACACCGTGATAGCGTGGATGTCTCTCGTCGGGCTGTTCATGCCGGCGGACATCGACCCGAGCACAGTGCTGCGGACGGTGCTGCTGGTGCACGTTATCGATGCGATCATGTGCGGTCTGTTCGCGAGTAACAACGGCTACCCGCGCGGCCTGTGGACGCTACTCGGCTTCGGTTGCGGGGCATGGGCGGTCGCCGTGCTGATCCTGCTGCCCAAGCGTCAGGTCTAACAGGTGGCGACGACGTAGGCGATGGCGTGCTCGGCGGTGTGGCTGACCGACAGATGGAACTCTTGGATGCCGAGTTCGGCGGCGCGTCTGGCGGCGCCGCCGTGCAGGCAGATCGCGGGCGGACCGTCGCCGCGAACGACTTCTATCTCCCGCCAGTCGACCAGCTTGCCGAGGACCTTCACGACCGCTTCTTTCGCCGCGAAACGGGCCGCGTAACTCTCCACACCGGTACGTCGGCGGGCGCAATAAGCGATCTCGCCGGGCGTGAAGACGCGGTCACGGAATCGTTCGCCGGTTTGCGGGTTGTCGAGCGCCGCGCGGATGCGCCGCACCTCCACGATGTCCACCCCGATGCCGACGATCATGACCTTACCGTCAGCACGCGGCACACGCTTTACACGTCGACGTGTCGCACGGCGGTGTCTGTTTGGCGAGCATGGCTTTGCGGCGTTCAGCCCTCAGGTATCTCCGGTCGATGCGGTGATCGATGAAATCCCAGGGCAGCAGCTCGTCCTCATCGTACCGGCGATGCACGTACTCGTCGGGATGCGGCAGGCCGGAGAGACCGTCACGCTGCCAGGCACGAATGACCTGCCACCAATCGCCGCCGGCGGCGTGGACAGCTTCCAGCACGCGGCCGATGCGGCGATCGCCGCGAGACATTATGGCCTGGAAATACCCTTCGCGCGGCGACTCGGTATCGAGTTGCACATTCGGGATGGTCCGCATGTTCTCCCGCAGCACGACGAACTTGCGCTTCAACCGCGGAATCGTCTCCATGGCATCCCATTGCAGGGGCGTCCAGGGTTTGGGTACGAACGGATTGACCGACGCCGTGATGCGGGCAACGCGCCGCCGGGCGCGTTCGGTGTCGCACAGACGACTGCGAATCCTGCCCGTGAGCTCGGCGATTGCCGTCACGTCCTCGGGCTCCTCCGCGGGCAGGCCGATCATGAAGTACAGTTTGAGGTCCTGAACGCCCTCGCCAACGAGCAAATCGGCGGCGCGCAGTATATCGGGCTCGCTGAGGTTCTTGTTAATGACGCGGCGCATCCGTTCCGACCCAGCCTCGGGAGCCACCGTAACGCTGCGGTTGCGGCCGCGCCCGAGGGCCGCGGCGAGGCGCGGGGTTACGCAGTCGGCCTTGAGCGACGACGGCGACACCCGGCCACCCGCATCGGCGGCCAGTTCGGCGAGGCAGTCGAGTCCGGGAACGCTCGCCATCTCGGCGCCGATCAGGCCGATCGTGTCGCGGGCCTGGAGACCGGCGCGGATCGTTTCGGCCAACCGTTCGACGCCGCGGGTGCGGATCGGACGGTACATGTATCCGGCGGCGCAGAAGCGGCAACCCCATTGGCACCCGCGGCTGGCTTCGACCAGCATCATGTCGCCGAAGACGGCTTCGTCGCTCAGCACGCGGGTTGTCGTGGGGAAGCGGTTCAGATCCCGAACGAGTCGTCGTTCGACCCGGGCCGCGCCGGCGCCACGGTAGAGCAGCCCGCACTGCACCGGGCCATCGAACGCCGGTTCGTACAGGGCGGGAACGTAGGCCCCGGCAACGCGCGCGGCGCAAGCTCCGAGGAGGGTCCGCCACGGGGCGCGGCGCGGCGGGCGCGGGCCGCAGACTTCGACGAGTACCTCGATGAACTCCGGAAGCATCTCCTCGGCCTCGCCGAGGAGGAACAGGTCGACGAAATCGGCCAGGGGTTCAGGGTTGAGAAACGTTGCCGGACCGCCGGCAATGACGAGCGGGGCATGGTCGCCGCGTTCCGCCGCTCGCAGTGGAATCCCGATCAGGTCCAATTGCCGCACGACGTGCCAGTAGTCGGTCTCGAAAGACACCGAGAAGGCGACGATATCGAAGTCCTGCACGCGGGTATGGGATTCGAGGCTGCGAAGCTCGCCGCGGCCGATGACGGCTGCCTCGTCGTCATCGGGCAGGAAGGCGCGTTCGCAGACGACGGCGGGATGGCTGTCGAAGATTTCGTATACGGCGTGGAAGCCGAGATTTCCCATCGCGACGGGGTAGCGATTCGGGTAGACGAGGCACACGCGCAGGTCGCCGTGCTGTTTCTTGGGAAACAGGACGCGTTCGCCGGCCCGCCGCACGCGGGCGCGTTCCTCGACCTGCCAGGCTGACAAGCTCGCTGTGCTCCGAAGGCTCGGACTGTAGCGCCACCCGGGGTAAGCGGCAACGGCACGCCGTTCCCGCGCGCAATGGCGAGATCACGCGGACGTACACGGATTGAACACTGCAGCGCCAGACCGTCCCACGTCCTTAACGTTGCGAGTGACCAGAATCATCCCGTGGTATACGGCCGTCGCCGCCATCAGGCCGTCGATGGGTGCGAGTGGGCGCGCAAGGCTCATCCCGCCCCAGATACGGCAGATTTCCAACGTTACCGGCAGGATGTGATCCGCATAGCGGCGCTCGAGCTCGTTAAGCCAGCGGTCCAATGCGATCGCCCCTTGCGCATCTCTCGCGCGCAAGAGCTCGATCCCCCGGCGGATCTCACCGACAACGAGCACGCTCACGTACAGATCATCCGCGTCGAGAGCGGAGAACCACTGGCGAACCAACGAGTTGCCCCGTTCACCCTTGCGCAGCTCGGATAGAATGTTTGTGTCTAGGAGAAACGCCATTAAAGCCGCACGCGGCGCAGCCGCGCTGGCTGACGCTCGAAAAGCTTATCATCACCCACGTCCGGCATCATGGCCAGATGCTCTTTGAACGAGTGTCGCGCCCCTCGGGCCCGGTAGCTGAGCGCCTCGCGAAGGATCCTGCGGTGCTCCTCCTCCATGGAGACGCCGCGACGTGCGGCTCGTTGTTTGAGCTCTATCACGACCTTCTCCTCGATGCTCCGGACGATCAACTGCGCCACGGCATTCTGATAGCATCGATAGCATCACCCAGCAACGCGTTTGTTCCGTCGATGGGGCAGAAGGGAGCTGTCTTTGTGCCCGAAATCGATGGAGATTGTCCGATCCACAGAAAAGGGGCGCGCACGCTACCTGCCCGTACGGCGCAGGCATGCCGCACTGCGCCGCGGGGCGTCGGAGGGCGGGTGCCGGGCGGTCACTCGCGTGGGCGGAGGAGTGCAGCCCCGCCCGGCACCCGACCAGGGGTTCGCGGGCCGGCGATCAGCCCGCGCTCTTGGTCCGCAGGAAGGCGGGAATCTCGTAGAGGTCGTCGGGATCGTCGGACGACATCGTATATCCCGCTTCCCGAGCATCTCTGGCCGCGCCATTGCCGTTGCCGTGTCCATTGCCGGGTGCGGCCTCGGCGGAAGGCCGCTGCCAGGTCGGTCCTTCCAGGTCGTCAACAATCGTACCCATGTGGACGGTCGGGCGGCCGTTGCCATTGACGCGTTCGCGCGGGGCGTTCTTGGCCCACAGTGCGCGGATGCCGGCGGCTGGCGAAGGAACCTCCCGCGGAACACCGATGCTCGGACGGCTGAGTTCGCGGGGGCGGTCGCCGACGGCGATGCCGAGGCTCGGGCGTCGTGCTTCGCGCACAGGCTCGCCGAAGCCCGTAGCGATAACCGTGATCCGAACGTCGTCGCCCATGCGCTCGTCGATGACCGCGCCGAAGATGATGTTGGCGTCTTCGTGCGCCTCTTCCTGAATTAGCGAGGCGGCCTCGCTCACCTCGTGCATCGACAGGTCGTGGCTGCCGGTGATGTTCATGAGCACGCCCTTGGCGCCGTGAATCGAGACATCCTCCAGCAGTGGGCTGGAGATCGCCTTTTGCGCGGCCTCGACGGCACGGTTTTCGCCGCTGGCGATGCCGGTGCCCATCATAGCCATGCCCATCTCGGCCATGATCGTGCGCACGTCGGCGAAGTCGAGGTTGATCAGGCCGTGGACCGTAATCAGGTCGGAGATACCGCGCACGGCCTGCATGAGGATGTCGTCGGCCTTCTTGAAGGTATCGAGCAGCGAGGAGCTGCGGCCGGCAACGGCAAGCAGGCGCTGATTCGGGATGGCAATCAGGGTGTCGACGGCATCTTTGACCTCGCGCATGCCTTCTTCCGCCTGGCGCATGCGCTTCTTGCCTTCGAACTGGAACGGCTTGGTGACCACCGCCACGGTAAGGGCGCCCAGTTCCTTGGCGATGCGTGCAACCACCGGTGCGCCGCCGGTCCCGGTGCCGCCGCCCATGCCGGCGGTGACGAACACCATGTCGGCGCCGGCGAGCTGCTCGCGCAGGATCTCGCTGTCGTCGAGGGCCGCCTGCCGGCCGACGTCGGGATTCGCCCCGGCCCCGAGTCCCTTGGTCAGCGTGCCGCCGAGTTGCAGTTTGGTGGGCGCCAGGTTGGCGGACAACGCCTGCATGTCGGTGTTCGCGGCCATGAAGTCGACGCCGGTCAACCCCGATGTGATCATCGTGTTGATCGCGTTGCCGCCGGCCCCACCCACGCCGATGACCTTGATACGAGCTCCCAGCACATCACTCTTCCCAACCAGCTCTATCATCCTTCCTCCTCCGGCGGACCGCTTCCGACCCGCGAGTGTAATCGTGATCCTCGAAGCCCTCTGCGCCGACACCGCCACCTTTAGCCGGCAAAGGCCGCTGCGTCATCAGAAAAACGCCTCCACCCATCCCCTCACCCGCTGCCGGACCCGACCGAGGAGGTGCGTGTCGTCGGCGCGCACCGCAACATAGTCGCGGGGCCGAGCGCCATATTGCACCAGCCCGACCGCCGCGGCGTACACGGGGCTGTTCACATCCGGTCCGCCCTCCGCGACGCCGTTGATCCCCAGCGGATAGCCGATCCGCACCTGGGTCTGAAATACCCCTTCGGCAAGGGCGGTAATGCCCTCGAGCAGCGCGCCGCCGCCGGCAAGAACAACGCCGGAACCGAGAGATTCGCCATAGCCGCAGTGAACGATCTGCTCCTGGGCGAGATTTATTATCTCGGCGGCACGCGCTTCGACGATCTGGCCAAGCATGTGTCGCGACAGCATTCGCGGGGTGCGACCGCCGACGCTGGCCACCTCTACGTGCTGTTCCCGGCCGACCAGGCGGGCCAGCGCACAGCCACTGCGCTGCTTGAGGACCTCGGCATCGCGGAACGGGGTGCGCAAGCCGGCGGCGATGTCGCTGGTCACGTGATGACCACCGAGCGGCAGCACCGCGGTGTGTCGCAGCGCGCCCTCGTGAAACACGAGGACGTCGGTCGTGCCGGCGCCGAGGTCCACCAGCGCCACGCCGAGCTCCTTCTCCTCCGGGGTCAGCACCGCCTCCGCGGTCGCCAGCGGTTCCAGCACGAGGTCGGAGACGTGGAGACCGGTGCGCTCGCAGCATTTGACGACGTTTTGCGCCGACGCGGTTGCCGTGCTCACCAGATGCACTCGCGCTTCGAGGCGCACGCCCGACATCCCGAGCGGCGAGTGGATGCCATCCTGTCCGTCGAGAACGAAGTCTTGCGGCAGCACGTGGAGGATATCGCGGTCGGCCGGCAGTGCAACCGCGGTGGCGGCGTCGAGGACGCGGTCCACGTCGGCGTGATCGACCTCGCGATTCCTCACGGCCACGACGCCATGGGAATTGAAGCCCTTGACGTGCGTGCCGGTGACGTCGGCAAAGACGCTGTGGATTTCGCAGCCGGCGGTGACCTCGGCCTCCTTAACCGCCTGTTCGATCGCCTGAACGGTTGCGTCGATGTTAACGACCACGCCGCGCCGCAGCCCTTCGTTACAGGGCGCCGAGCCCAGCCCGACAACGCTGAGCGTTTCGTGATCGATTTCGGCCACGACGGCCGCAACCTTCGAGGTACCGATATCGAGTCCGACCAGTAGCTCAGGCTTCTTAGCCATGTCGCCGCCCCGCCTCACACCCCGAACCGCACGAGAACACCGCCATCATCTCCGCGCACTCGGCCATTGCTTCTCGTTACCGTTCATATCCGGACGCCGCGCCTTGCGGGCCTTGCGGGAGCCGGCCGTTCCTCGGCTCGCAGCCGCACGACCACCTGATCTCGAAACGACACGTCGACGTTCTCCAGCCGCTCGGCCTGCCCGCCCCAGAGGGCGAACACGCGCGCCGAGCGAACGAGTTTGTGGCGCCAGCCACCCCATCCGAGCGTGACCGCGACCGGGGGCCGAACGGGATACACGGTAATGCCACGCCGCCGCTCGACGCGGACCTCCGACAGGGACTCGAAGCACGACACCCGTTCGCACATGCGCAGCAACCTGGCGGCTCGGTGCAGTCCGACAGCCGTGAAGCCATCGGCGTTGTCTCCGGCCAGCCCGGTGATGATGACGAAGTCGCGGCTGTCGTCGTCGCGCAGCGGTCCCAGCACGCGGCCGTGCCGATCCACGTAGTACAATCCGTCGAGCCGGGCGATCGCCAAAGGCCGGCGTTCCCGAACGCGAACGCTGATTCGATTCGGAAAGCTGCGGCGTACGCTGGCGCGTTCGATCCAGGCATTCTGCTCGATCCGCAACCGCGTCGCGTGAGGCAGGGCGTCCCAGATGCTCATTCCCTCGGAGATGCCCGCCGCTTGCAAGATGTCGGCACGGGTGAGCCGGACGTTGCCGCTGAGGTCGACGGCAGACACCCTGAAATACTGATGCTCTTTGGCGGCCCGCAGGAGGAGAGGCGCGCCGTGCCAGGCGGCCCCTGCGAGACCCAGACCCAGGACGGCGCTGACCACACTGACCGCCAGGGCTCGCCACGACCGCCACCGGCGGGGGCGGGTGACCACCGGTCGTTTGCGGACAATGCCCCGCCGCATCAGACCTCCCTCCACTCACCCACGAGCCGGATTTCCGGTTCCAGACGCACGCCGTGTCGCTCCCACACCCGTCGCGCCCCCTCGGCCATGAGCGCACGAACGTCGGCGGCGCTCGCGTGGCCGACGTTGACGATGAAGTTGGCGTGCTCCACGGCCACCATGGCGCCACCGCATCGTTCGCCCTTCATGCCCACGGACTCGAGCAGGAGGCCGGCAAATAGCCCCGGCGGGTTCTTGAAGATGGACCCCGCATTCGGATAGCCGAGCGGCTGATGCTTCTCGCGGCGTCGCTTGGCGTCGGCGCGCCTCGCCTCGATCGCCTCGCGTTCCCCGGGCGTGAGGAGGAACTCGACGTGCGTGATCACGAACCCGGCGGGCAGGTCGAGGCGGCGATACTGAAATAGCAGCACCTCACGCGACAGGCGAACGACCTTGCCGTCTCCATCCACGCCTTCGACGCCCGTAATCGCCTGCGACAACTCTCCACCGAAAGCCCCGGCGTTCATGAGCAGACCCCCGCCAACCGAGCCGGGGATCCCCTCGGCGAATTCGAGCCCGGCCAGGCCACGTTCGATCGCTTCGGTGACCAGCCGCTTGAGGGCCAGGGCGGCCCCCGCGCGCACGCGGATACCGCCGCGGCATTCCGACCATTCCGTCGACACCAGGGATCGGCCGGGGTGGATCACGATGCCGCGCACGCCAAGATCGCTCACGAGGATGTTGGTGCCGCCGCCGACGACGGTGA
The Candidatus Binatia bacterium DNA segment above includes these coding regions:
- the glpK gene encoding glycerol kinase GlpK; this encodes MAKHVLAIDQGTTGSTVLIYDAAGKLRGRGYSEFKQYYPRPGWVEHDPEEIWTVTQRVARAALRNARLSPRDIAAIGITNQRETTVLWDRITGKPACHAVVWQDRRTADTCARLKADGVEPLVRARTGLVLDPYFSGTKVQWLLDHVRGLRARAGRLAFGTVDSWLVWKLTGGAVHATDFTNASRTLLFDIHARRWDEELLRLFQVPAEMLPMVVPSAGVVGTTTRTAFGAEVPIAGIAGDQQAALFGQACFHPGAVKNTYGTGCFLLMFTGDRAVTSERGLLTTLACGADGRPAYAVEGAVFVAGAAVKWLRDGLGVIRRAAESERLARSVDSTLGVYLVPAFVGLGAPYWDAAARGAIVGLTQGVSAAHITRATLESLAYQTRDVVDTMVAESGEPLAGLRVDGGAAANDFLMQFQADILGATVDRPQQIETTALGAAALAGLGVGVWKSARDLERVRKRDRLFKPRMAPERREALHQGWRRAVAAVRSLGS
- a CDS encoding ArsA family ATPase, whose product is MRGARLIVVTGKGGVGKTTIAAALATHAAAKGARTLVVETAHDGSLAHLFGHRRLETVPFAVAGGIDAVEVNQRRLVEDYFTGLLRFGFLSKRLFASHTFNALTTAAPALTEYLLLEQVLSWLEPEGRRAPRYDLVLLDGPATGHALTLLRAPDSLAAMVGGGPIGHTARRLRNLLADRMRTQVVLVSIPEEMSVRETIETHAALTTDLGLRVARPVVNRVFPRRFSAAEATRIARAGIARPVTEAAQFAIERRREADRHIGVLRRALGAMPIVVRELFSLNVITDDLTPIGRTLGRVVLV
- a CDS encoding ArsA family ATPase, which codes for MTTGAPRSGVARRQATGRAPTIRELLRRHLVVCLGPGGVGKTTTAAALALSGALDGRRTAVITFDPSRRLKDALGLDALSVDPHRVDAGDAHFDALALDTKRTFDALIERFAPDQATAARILGNRLYQELSNGLAGSAEYMAMEKLHELAHGRRYRTIVVDTPPSAHARDLLAAPDRLVNLLASRAVSFLKSPASVLAITDSAAGRLTLSALLKALQRWTGLDLLRDLADFVGGFETMVEGFSRRAREVDALLRAPATAFVLVTTPDPHTIRTTTAFHRELVDAGFPVAGVIANRVLGFPALSAADARLASCTEALRCKLLRTYADLRKLSEAHAAALDRLQTETGAPLLAAIPALTDAPATLEGLRRFAERLRGCGKNEFGPPT
- the acpS gene encoding holo-ACP synthase, producing MPRADGKVMIVGIGVDIVEVRRIRAALDNPQTGERFRDRVFTPGEIAYCARRRTGVESYAARFAAKEAVVKVLGKLVDWREIEVVRGDGPPAICLHGGAARRAAELGIQEFHLSVSHTAEHAIAYVVATC
- a CDS encoding radical SAM protein — translated: MSAWQVEERARVRRAGERVLFPKKQHGDLRVCLVYPNRYPVAMGNLGFHAVYEIFDSHPAVVCERAFLPDDDEAAVIGRGELRSLESHTRVQDFDIVAFSVSFETDYWHVVRQLDLIGIPLRAAERGDHAPLVIAGGPATFLNPEPLADFVDLFLLGEAEEMLPEFIEVLVEVCGPRPPRRAPWRTLLGACAARVAGAYVPALYEPAFDGPVQCGLLYRGAGAARVERRLVRDLNRFPTTTRVLSDEAVFGDMMLVEASRGCQWGCRFCAAGYMYRPIRTRGVERLAETIRAGLQARDTIGLIGAEMASVPGLDCLAELAADAGGRVSPSSLKADCVTPRLAAALGRGRNRSVTVAPEAGSERMRRVINKNLSEPDILRAADLLVGEGVQDLKLYFMIGLPAEEPEDVTAIAELTGRIRSRLCDTERARRRVARITASVNPFVPKPWTPLQWDAMETIPRLKRKFVVLRENMRTIPNVQLDTESPREGYFQAIMSRGDRRIGRVLEAVHAAGGDWWQVIRAWQRDGLSGLPHPDEYVHRRYDEDELLPWDFIDHRIDRRYLRAERRKAMLAKQTPPCDTSTCKACAAC
- a CDS encoding type II toxin-antitoxin system VapC family toxin, coding for MAFLLDTNILSELRKGERGNSLVRQWFSALDADDLYVSVLVVGEIRRGIELLRARDAQGAIALDRWLNELERRYADHILPVTLEICRIWGGMSLARPLAPIDGLMAATAVYHGMILVTRNVKDVGRSGAAVFNPCTSA
- a CDS encoding DNA-binding protein — protein: MAQLIVRSIEEKVVIELKQRAARRGVSMEEEHRRILREALSYRARGARHSFKEHLAMMPDVGDDKLFERQPARLRRVRL
- the ftsZ gene encoding cell division protein FtsZ; translation: MIELVGKSDVLGARIKVIGVGGAGGNAINTMITSGLTGVDFMAANTDMQALSANLAPTKLQLGGTLTKGLGAGANPDVGRQAALDDSEILREQLAGADMVFVTAGMGGGTGTGGAPVVARIAKELGALTVAVVTKPFQFEGKKRMRQAEEGMREVKDAVDTLIAIPNQRLLAVAGRSSSLLDTFKKADDILMQAVRGISDLITVHGLINLDFADVRTIMAEMGMAMMGTGIASGENRAVEAAQKAISSPLLEDVSIHGAKGVLMNITGSHDLSMHEVSEAASLIQEEAHEDANIIFGAVIDERMGDDVRITVIATGFGEPVREARRPSLGIAVGDRPRELSRPSIGVPREVPSPAAGIRALWAKNAPRERVNGNGRPTVHMGTIVDDLEGPTWQRPSAEAAPGNGHGNGNGAARDAREAGYTMSSDDPDDLYEIPAFLRTKSAG
- the ftsA gene encoding cell division protein FtsA, which gives rise to MAKKPELLVGLDIGTSKVAAVVAEIDHETLSVVGLGSAPCNEGLRRGVVVNIDATVQAIEQAVKEAEVTAGCEIHSVFADVTGTHVKGFNSHGVVAVRNREVDHADVDRVLDAATAVALPADRDILHVLPQDFVLDGQDGIHSPLGMSGVRLEARVHLVSTATASAQNVVKCCERTGLHVSDLVLEPLATAEAVLTPEEKELGVALVDLGAGTTDVLVFHEGALRHTAVLPLGGHHVTSDIAAGLRTPFRDAEVLKQRSGCALARLVGREQHVEVASVGGRTPRMLSRHMLGQIVEARAAEIINLAQEQIVHCGYGESLGSGVVLAGGGALLEGITALAEGVFQTQVRIGYPLGINGVAEGGPDVNSPVYAAAVGLVQYGARPRDYVAVRADDTHLLGRVRQRVRGWVEAFF
- a CDS encoding FtsQ-type POTRA domain-containing protein, with amino-acid sequence MRRGIVRKRPVVTRPRRWRSWRALAVSVVSAVLGLGLAGAAWHGAPLLLRAAKEHQYFRVSAVDLSGNVRLTRADILQAAGISEGMSIWDALPHATRLRIEQNAWIERASVRRSFPNRISVRVRERRPLAIARLDGLYYVDRHGRVLGPLRDDDSRDFVIITGLAGDNADGFTAVGLHRAARLLRMCERVSCFESLSEVRVERRRGITVYPVRPPVAVTLGWGGWRHKLVRSARVFALWGGQAERLENVDVSFRDQVVVRLRAEERPAPARPARRGVRI
- the murB gene encoding UDP-N-acetylmuramate dehydrogenase, with product MIPAVSGQPGASHLEGMLPGRVRLHEPLSRHTSFRIGGPADIWIDVVGAADIGTVQAVAGAEGLPLTVVGGGTNILVSDLGVRGIVIHPGRSLVSTEWSECRGGIRVRAGAALALKRLVTEAIERGLAGLEFAEGIPGSVGGGLLMNAGAFGGELSQAITGVEGVDGDGKVVRLSREVLLFQYRRLDLPAGFVITHVEFLLTPGEREAIEARRADAKRRREKHQPLGYPNAGSIFKNPPGLFAGLLLESVGMKGERCGGAMVAVEHANFIVNVGHASAADVRALMAEGARRVWERHGVRLEPEIRLVGEWREV